The Catenuloplanes niger genome includes a window with the following:
- a CDS encoding class I SAM-dependent methyltransferase: MPTNPRTHEQRQVAESFGVDAERYDRTRPGYPAEMVRAIVEATPGQRIDVLDVGCGTGISARPFRRAGCRVHGVEPDPRMAALARRGGIEVDESTFEAWEPHGRTVDLVIAGQTWHWVDPVAGARRAAEVLRPGGRLAVFWNAMQPEPAVAETFAQINAEVLPELPRLPPDAAAAYSAMGATAADGIRAAGAFTEPAEWRFGSERRYTREEWLDMVPTQGFYTRLPPGRLRPLLDRMGAAIDGAFTVRVTTLVVTASRRA; the protein is encoded by the coding sequence ATGCCCACTAACCCGAGGACACACGAGCAGCGCCAGGTCGCGGAGTCGTTCGGCGTCGATGCCGAGCGCTACGACCGCACCCGACCCGGCTACCCCGCCGAGATGGTGCGCGCCATCGTCGAGGCCACCCCGGGGCAGCGGATCGACGTGCTGGACGTCGGCTGCGGCACCGGCATCTCCGCGCGCCCGTTCCGCCGGGCCGGCTGCCGCGTGCACGGCGTGGAGCCGGACCCGCGGATGGCCGCGCTGGCCCGACGGGGCGGGATCGAGGTGGACGAGTCGACGTTCGAGGCGTGGGAGCCGCACGGCCGGACCGTCGATCTGGTCATCGCCGGTCAGACCTGGCACTGGGTCGACCCGGTCGCCGGCGCACGCCGCGCGGCCGAGGTGCTGCGCCCCGGCGGCCGGCTCGCGGTGTTCTGGAACGCGATGCAGCCGGAACCCGCGGTCGCCGAGACGTTCGCGCAGATCAACGCGGAGGTGCTGCCCGAGCTGCCGCGCCTGCCGCCGGACGCGGCCGCGGCCTACTCCGCGATGGGCGCGACGGCCGCGGACGGGATCCGGGCGGCGGGCGCCTTCACCGAGCCGGCGGAGTGGCGGTTCGGGTCGGAGCGCCGCTACACCCGCGAGGAGTGGCTGGACATGGTGCCCACCCAGGGCTTCTACACCCGCCTGCCGCCGGGACGACTCCGCCCGCTGCTGGACCGGATGGGCGCGGCGATCGACGGCGCGTTCACCGTGCGGGTCACCACGCTGGTGGTCACGGCGTCCCGGCGGGCGTGA
- a CDS encoding TetR/AcrR family transcriptional regulator yields MPTGVAIRDVREHLFAAAERILVRDGAAALTSRAVTAEAGVAKGVLHRHFADFDGFLADLIGDRIAGLAPRSAALRESAGTGTVVGNLAGAITELFTSVAVGLISLMIFRDDLRARLRTEHPGGVPLLADATAMIASYLTLERDAGRLAPDADPQMLAYTLIGSGHLLSAGRRDSPPDEAEVSRMITSVVAPALR; encoded by the coding sequence GTGCCGACCGGTGTGGCGATTCGTGACGTGCGCGAGCACCTGTTCGCCGCCGCCGAGCGGATCCTGGTCCGGGACGGCGCCGCGGCGCTGACCAGCCGTGCCGTCACCGCCGAGGCCGGCGTCGCCAAGGGCGTGCTGCACCGGCACTTCGCGGACTTCGACGGCTTCCTCGCCGACCTGATCGGCGACCGCATCGCCGGGCTGGCCCCGCGGTCCGCCGCGCTCCGCGAGTCCGCCGGCACCGGCACCGTGGTGGGCAACCTGGCCGGCGCGATCACCGAGCTCTTCACCTCCGTCGCGGTCGGGCTGATCAGCCTGATGATCTTCCGCGACGACCTCCGGGCCCGGCTCCGCACCGAACACCCCGGCGGCGTCCCGCTGCTGGCCGACGCGACCGCGATGATCGCGTCCTACCTCACGCTGGAACGCGACGCCGGCCGGCTGGCCCCGGACGCGGACCCGCAGATGCTCGCGTACACGCTGATCGGCTCCGGTCATCTGCTTTCCGCCGGGCGCCGTGACTCCCCGCCGGACGAGGCCGAGGTCTCCCGCATGATCACCTCGGTCGTCGCCCCGGCGCTGCGCTGA
- a CDS encoding (2Fe-2S)-binding protein produces MTVRVEVNGEPRAIEVDPRVTLLDTLRDRLGLTGTKKGCDRGQCGACTVHVDGRRVLSCLTLAAVTDGCAVTTIEGLAQGEKLHPMQQAFVERDGLQCGFCTSGQIMSAVGMVREGRPRTDDEIRERMSGNICRCSAYPSIVAAIKDAQQVMR; encoded by the coding sequence GTGACGGTACGGGTGGAGGTCAACGGCGAGCCGCGGGCGATCGAGGTGGACCCGCGGGTGACGTTGCTCGACACGCTGCGTGACCGGCTGGGGCTGACCGGCACGAAGAAGGGCTGCGACCGCGGTCAGTGCGGCGCGTGCACCGTGCACGTGGACGGCCGACGGGTGCTGTCCTGCCTGACGCTGGCCGCGGTCACCGACGGGTGCGCCGTCACCACGATCGAGGGCCTGGCGCAGGGCGAGAAGCTGCACCCGATGCAGCAGGCGTTCGTGGAGCGGGACGGCCTGCAGTGCGGCTTCTGCACGTCCGGCCAGATCATGTCGGCGGTCGGGATGGTCCGGGAGGGGCGGCCGAGAACCGACGACGAGATCCGGGAGCGGATGTCCGGCAACATCTGCCGGTGCAGCGCGTACCCGTCCATCGTGGCGGCGATCAAGGACGCGCAGCAGGTGATGCGCTGA
- a CDS encoding FAD binding domain-containing protein has protein sequence MRGFTYSRPTSVRDAVAGAGPGTAFLAGGTTLVDLMKLEVMSPGEVRDINRLPLRGITLDADGLHLGALERMSDVAAHRTVRTDYPVIAEALELSASGQLRNMASIGGNLLQRTRCGYFRDVASPCNKREPGSGCAALTGVNRGHAILGTSESCIATHPSDLAVALVALGASVRLTSARGTRTVPLDAFYPLPGGTPHVENALTPGELVTGVTVPRSRWAAHSTYLKIRDRQSYEFALASAAVALEVRRGTIVQARVAVGGVATRPWRLTAVETALAGRRATDEVFEAAVARAADGAQPREHNGFKPALLRRTVVRALTVLRERGHA, from the coding sequence ATGCGAGGGTTCACGTACTCCCGGCCCACGTCGGTGCGCGACGCGGTGGCCGGGGCCGGGCCGGGCACCGCGTTCCTGGCCGGCGGCACGACGCTGGTCGACCTGATGAAGCTCGAGGTGATGAGCCCGGGCGAGGTGCGCGACATCAACCGGCTGCCGCTGCGGGGCATCACGCTGGACGCGGACGGGCTGCACCTCGGCGCGCTGGAGCGGATGAGCGACGTCGCCGCGCACCGCACGGTCCGCACGGACTACCCGGTGATCGCGGAGGCGCTGGAGCTGAGCGCGTCCGGACAGCTGCGCAACATGGCCAGCATCGGCGGCAACCTGTTGCAGCGCACCCGGTGCGGGTACTTCCGGGACGTCGCGTCGCCGTGCAACAAGCGGGAACCGGGCAGCGGCTGCGCGGCGCTGACCGGCGTGAACCGCGGCCACGCGATCCTCGGCACCAGCGAGTCGTGCATCGCCACGCACCCGAGCGATCTGGCGGTGGCGCTGGTCGCGCTCGGCGCGAGCGTGCGTCTGACGTCGGCGCGCGGGACACGGACGGTACCGCTGGACGCGTTCTACCCGCTGCCCGGCGGCACACCGCACGTCGAGAACGCGCTCACGCCCGGGGAACTCGTCACCGGCGTGACCGTGCCGCGGTCGCGCTGGGCGGCGCACTCCACCTACCTCAAGATCAGGGACCGGCAGTCGTACGAGTTCGCGCTCGCCTCCGCGGCCGTCGCGCTCGAGGTGCGCCGCGGCACGATCGTGCAGGCCCGGGTCGCGGTCGGCGGCGTGGCGACCCGGCCGTGGCGGCTGACCGCGGTGGAGACGGCACTGGCCGGCCGGCGCGCCACGGACGAGGTCTTCGAGGCGGCGGTGGCGCGGGCGGCGGACGGCGCGCAGCCGCGCGAGCACAACGGTTTCAAGCCCGCACTGCTCCGGCGTACGGTCGTCCGCGCGCTCACCGTGCTGCGCGAGCGCGGCCATGCTTGA